In a genomic window of Sutcliffiella sp. FSL R7-0096:
- the fliF gene encoding flagellar basal-body MS-ring/collar protein FliF: MKEKLQEIKIKTTSFWRDRNKTQKTAIISTMVVSFFAIFSIIYFLTKTDMAPLYKDLTVQETGQIKEVLDGRGIQSQITSNGTAILVPAHTVDSLKVELAAEGVPKSGSIDYGFFGERSGFGMTDNEFQIMKLDAMQTELANLIKGIDGVRDAQVMLSLPEEGVFVRESNQEASASIVIHNEAGYQFDQNHINALYHLVSKSVPNLSTDNIVIMNQNFEYFDLKNNQNNGNSFNVATQLELKKEIERDIQRQVQQMLGMMMGYNKVVVSVTTDIDFTQENREENLVSPVDSENMEGIAVSVERITETYTGSEDAAGGVPGTGEADIPAYVAGGGSGSGDYERMEERINNDVNRIRKEIVESPYKVRDMGIQVMVEPPIADDPLSMQETTVDDIRQILSTIVRTTIDKNMLGEDPQNANIDDKVVVSVQPFNGKVDMEEATASAIPMWVYIAAGILLAVILLLLFLLLKRNRNEEEEEDIFVEEETVQINVPDINNEKESESTARRKQLEKMAKEKPDEFAKLLRSWLSE; the protein is encoded by the coding sequence ATGAAAGAAAAATTACAAGAGATAAAGATAAAAACTACTTCCTTTTGGAGAGACAGAAATAAAACCCAAAAGACAGCGATAATAAGTACGATGGTCGTATCATTCTTTGCAATATTTTCCATCATTTATTTTTTAACAAAAACGGATATGGCACCCTTATATAAAGACCTGACAGTCCAGGAAACTGGACAGATCAAAGAAGTATTGGACGGAAGAGGAATCCAATCACAAATAACGAGTAATGGTACAGCCATTCTAGTTCCCGCACACACAGTGGATTCCTTAAAGGTGGAACTGGCAGCAGAAGGGGTACCAAAAAGCGGAAGTATCGATTATGGCTTTTTCGGAGAAAGATCAGGGTTTGGCATGACCGATAACGAATTTCAAATCATGAAGCTCGATGCCATGCAAACGGAATTGGCCAATCTAATCAAAGGAATAGATGGGGTTAGAGATGCTCAAGTAATGCTTAGTCTTCCAGAGGAAGGCGTTTTCGTAAGAGAATCCAATCAGGAGGCATCTGCATCCATTGTCATACATAATGAAGCTGGTTATCAGTTTGATCAGAATCATATAAATGCACTCTACCACCTTGTATCCAAAAGTGTTCCGAACCTATCTACGGATAATATCGTCATTATGAATCAAAATTTTGAGTACTTTGATTTGAAAAATAATCAAAATAATGGAAATTCTTTCAACGTGGCAACACAGCTTGAATTAAAAAAAGAGATTGAAAGAGATATCCAAAGGCAAGTGCAACAAATGCTCGGCATGATGATGGGTTATAACAAAGTGGTCGTTTCTGTTACAACCGATATTGATTTTACCCAGGAAAACAGAGAAGAGAATCTTGTCTCGCCGGTTGATTCGGAAAATATGGAAGGTATTGCAGTTAGTGTGGAACGGATCACAGAAACCTACACCGGAAGTGAAGACGCAGCAGGGGGAGTTCCAGGTACTGGAGAAGCAGACATCCCAGCATATGTTGCCGGTGGAGGAAGCGGTAGTGGCGATTATGAACGAATGGAAGAACGAATCAACAATGATGTTAATAGAATCAGAAAAGAGATAGTGGAGAGTCCTTACAAAGTAAGGGACATGGGTATCCAGGTAATGGTGGAACCGCCGATTGCAGATGATCCCCTATCCATGCAGGAAACCACGGTAGATGATATCAGACAGATTTTGAGCACGATTGTGCGTACTACCATTGATAAGAACATGTTAGGGGAAGATCCTCAAAATGCAAATATTGATGATAAAGTCGTGGTATCTGTGCAACCGTTCAATGGAAAAGTGGATATGGAAGAAGCGACTGCCTCCGCTATCCCTATGTGGGTGTATATCGCTGCAGGAATTTTACTCGCAGTAATTCTTCTTTTATTGTTCCTGCTATTGAAACGAAATAGGAATGAAGAAGAAGAAGAGGATATTTTTGTGGAAGAAGAAACGGTCCAGATAAATGTGCCGGATATAAACAATGAAAAAGAATCAGAAAGCACAGCGCGTAGAAAACAACTTGAGAAAATGGCAAAAGAGAAGCCGGATGAATTTGCAAAATTGTTACGCTCATGGCTCTCTGAATAA
- the fliG gene encoding flagellar motor switch protein FliG, which yields MAKAAQSKVFSNKQKAAILLISLGPDVSASVYKHLSEDEIEKLTLEISGVRTVDSHIKEDVLEEFHQIALAQDYISQGGISYAKTVLEKALGKEQAAAIITRLTSSLQVKPFDFARKADASQILNFIQTEHPQTIALVLSYLEPTKSGQILSELPQELQADIAKRIAVMDSTSPEIINEVEQILERKLSTTVTRDYTNTGGIDSVVDVLNQVDRSTERTILDSLEIQDPELAEEIKKRMFVFEDIVTLDNMAIQRVIRDVENEDLMLALKVASEEVKDIVFKNMSKRMVETMKDDMEYMGPVRLKDVEESQSRIVGIIRKLEEAGEIVIARGGGDDIIV from the coding sequence ATGGCAAAAGCAGCCCAGTCAAAAGTCTTTTCAAATAAACAAAAAGCGGCCATATTATTGATCTCGCTCGGCCCGGATGTATCGGCTTCCGTATACAAGCATCTATCAGAAGATGAAATCGAGAAGCTGACACTTGAAATTAGCGGTGTAAGAACGGTCGATAGTCACATTAAGGAAGATGTTCTTGAAGAATTTCATCAAATTGCTCTTGCACAGGATTATATATCACAGGGTGGAATCAGCTATGCTAAAACAGTTCTCGAAAAAGCTTTGGGGAAAGAACAGGCCGCAGCGATCATTACCCGCCTGACGTCATCCCTACAGGTGAAGCCATTTGATTTTGCGAGGAAAGCGGATGCATCGCAGATCCTTAATTTCATCCAGACCGAACACCCACAGACAATTGCATTGGTGTTATCGTATTTGGAACCGACAAAGTCTGGTCAGATCCTTTCGGAATTGCCTCAGGAGCTACAGGCGGATATAGCGAAAAGGATAGCGGTAATGGATAGCACCTCTCCGGAAATAATTAATGAAGTGGAACAGATACTCGAACGGAAGCTTTCGACCACTGTTACACGGGATTACACCAATACTGGTGGCATCGATTCTGTCGTGGATGTGCTAAATCAAGTGGATAGAAGCACGGAAAGAACCATTTTGGACTCTCTTGAAATTCAAGACCCCGAACTGGCGGAAGAAATCAAGAAACGCATGTTTGTATTCGAAGATATTGTCACATTGGATAATATGGCCATCCAAAGGGTCATCCGTGATGTGGAAAATGAAGATCTGATGCTTGCGTTGAAGGTCGCAAGTGAAGAGGTCAAAGACATTGTCTTTAAAAATATGTCCAAGAGAATGGTAGAAACGATGAAGGATGATATGGAATATATGGGGCCAGTCCGTCTGAAGGATGTGGAGGAGTCGCAATCCCGTATTGTTGGTATCATCAGGAAGTTGGAAGAAGCAGGGGAGATCGTCATTGCCCGTGGTGGAGGAGATGACATCATTGTCTAG
- the fliE gene encoding flagellar hook-basal body complex protein FliE — MISKITNTNQVVQQTNSLQKTSGDVHQQFSTYLKNAINEVNNSQVASNQITTKLVNNEGVELHDVLIAQQKASVAMQLTMEVRNKGVEAYQEIMRMQV; from the coding sequence ATGATTTCCAAGATAACTAACACCAATCAAGTCGTCCAACAGACAAACAGCCTTCAGAAAACGAGCGGTGATGTGCATCAGCAATTTTCGACCTATCTGAAGAACGCAATCAATGAAGTGAACAACTCTCAAGTTGCTTCCAATCAAATAACGACAAAGCTGGTCAACAATGAAGGAGTCGAGCTTCATGATGTCCTGATTGCCCAACAAAAAGCAAGTGTTGCCATGCAATTGACGATGGAAGTGAGAAATAAAGGCGTTGAAGCCTATCAAGAAATCATGAGAATGCAAGTTTAA